The segment GCTGCGGTCGCCGCTGCGGCGGGCGCGTCGCCCACGCTCACGGCGTGGATCGCGGCGCTGCCGGCGGCGAGGCCGGCGGCACCGGCGGCCGAGGGGGGCACCCTGCATCGCCTGCTCGCAAGCGAACTCGCGTCGCCGACGGCGATCTTCGTGGCCGCGGCGCAGTCGCTCCTGTCCGCGATCGAGTCGCCGCTGCCGCGGTGGACGGCGACCACGCGCGTACAGTTGTACAACGTCAATTCGCGCGAGACGCTGGCGATCGACGTCGGGCCGGACGGCGCGGTCGACCCCGCCACGGCTCGCGCCGTCCGCCGGTTCATGCGGTGTCGCCGCACGGGAAAGCGCCATCGCATGCATCCGCAGGTGCTCCACATCCTGGCGGAGGTTCAGCGCCGATTCCCGGGGCACACGATCGAGATCGTCTCCGGCTA is part of the Deltaproteobacteria bacterium genome and harbors:
- a CDS encoding DUF882 domain-containing protein, translating into MRGLHRSLRVPATCALIAVLAAPTALGSDLRRESADTGRVAPVAAGRAAAVAAAAGASPTLTAWIAALPAARPAAPAAEGGTLHRLLASELASPTAIFVAAAQSLLSAIESPLPRWTATTRVQLYNVNSRETLAIDVGPDGAVDPATARAVRRFMRCRRTGKRHRMHPQVLHILAEVQRRFPGHTIEIVSGYRSPPYGVKNSKHFHGRAVDLRVRGVRIEVVRDFLWRTHDHVGVGYYRGQNFVHVDWRPGYKKMAWTSPRRGAAYRYHPKWSRL